The Bacteroidota bacterium genome window below encodes:
- the lpxK gene encoding tetraacyldisaccharide 4'-kinase gives MKTVRKILLFPFSLLYALWIFLRNFLFDIDFLRSESFDIPVIGIGNLSLGGTGKTPLVEYLTKLLLAKNYKVALLSRGYKRKTKGFVLAKNNSTAIEIGDEPFQIKNKFQELVVAVCEKRVEGIKKLLQINPQLDVIILDDSFQHRYVKPGMNILLTEFYAPYFNDMIFPSGNLRDQKCSSKSADIILITKTKTDITAKEKNDFLLKLKPKNYQETFFSNIHYQELINFNNKLKLQLSSLNKYSVLLFSAIANYKVLLEFISERAKNIDFINFADHHNFTKKDINKIKKAFELLADENKILLTTEKDISRIRNSEKENLFKSLPLYFIPIDIIIDDSNTFNNKILKYVEENK, from the coding sequence GTGAAAACTGTTAGAAAAATACTTTTATTCCCATTTTCTTTGCTTTATGCACTATGGATTTTTTTGAGAAATTTTTTGTTTGACATAGATTTTTTAAGATCCGAATCATTTGATATTCCTGTTATCGGGATTGGTAATCTTTCTTTGGGCGGTACAGGAAAAACACCGCTTGTAGAATATCTTACAAAACTATTGTTAGCTAAAAATTACAAAGTTGCATTGTTGAGCAGAGGCTACAAAAGAAAAACAAAAGGATTTGTTTTGGCAAAAAACAATTCCACAGCTATAGAAATAGGAGATGAGCCATTTCAAATCAAAAATAAATTTCAGGAATTAGTTGTTGCTGTTTGCGAAAAACGTGTTGAAGGAATAAAAAAATTGCTACAAATAAATCCACAGCTTGATGTAATTATTCTTGATGATTCTTTTCAGCACAGATATGTTAAGCCCGGAATGAATATTTTACTTACGGAATTTTATGCACCCTATTTTAATGATATGATATTTCCCTCAGGTAATCTCAGAGATCAAAAATGTTCTTCAAAAAGTGCTGATATTATTTTGATTACAAAAACAAAAACAGATATTACTGCAAAAGAAAAGAATGATTTTTTATTAAAATTAAAGCCTAAAAATTATCAGGAAACTTTCTTTTCAAACATTCATTATCAGGAATTAATTAATTTTAACAATAAGTTGAAATTACAATTATCATCATTAAATAAATATTCGGTATTACTTTTTTCAGCTATTGCTAATTACAAAGTTTTATTAGAATTTATTTCGGAGAGAGCAAAAAATATTGATTTTATAAACTTTGCCGACCATCATAATTTTACAAAAAAAGACATAAATAAAATTAAGAAAGCTTTTGAATTACTTGCTGATGAAAATAAAATATTATTGACAACGGAAAAAGATATTAGCAGAATTAGAAATTCAGAAAAGGAAAATTTATTTAAATCATTACCTTTGTACTTTATTCCAATAGATATTATTATAGATGATAGTAACACTTTTAACAACAAAATATTAAAATATGTTGAAGAAAATAAATGA
- a CDS encoding putative porin, producing the protein MKKSILIFLLVFIFVFKNTLFSAEKDSIKIKVTYTSLEFQKLYPDSFVSIDTNLFLFHQYNEAYRFDNFYKNTGNIGSPTMNLKLQTPQETAFNIGLHQFDIFKFSPEKIKFYDTYTPFFDFFYVQGNKEMQRFRALHSRNINPLWNVSVLFNSVRSEGFYLNQKTHLSNLGVTSRFKSKNEKYHLYFSYISNKFHVGENGGLQYDSTFATTSKLGKQGLAVNLNEAKHELEEKTFSLFQTLLLSPCVSDSATNDSLIVNKKSKNKVKLVHHAIYKKSDYNFLEPLPSLSYYKNIFLDSTATNDSINHQELSNKLFINIIHPSTLKAWDFSSGIKYDIGKTINMNLDSNYFNLHAFYDFNKNFQLGNFCINGSYIIAGANASDFNLTEKIELKASKTTLLKIGVNHHFYSPSFIQSNLISNHLRWKNDLKKIKVNSLFTEIAWTALNTSFKAEYKHLNNWVFFDKSIEVEQATKAVNHFSLNLNNKLNFSRIFIISNLEYQWVSDKTIIQVPQLMLNASVFYANKIFKNKLNFRAGIDTRLYKGYYSNSYFAPFSISYSQTEYFTDFYPIVDAFIDFSVKRMRIFLKYEHVNQGLTSSNYFIFQHHPHNPGVFRFGFSWMFFD; encoded by the coding sequence ATGAAAAAATCAATTCTTATATTCCTTTTAGTTTTTATTTTTGTTTTTAAAAATACTTTATTCTCAGCCGAGAAAGATTCTATAAAAATAAAAGTTACTTACACAAGTCTTGAGTTTCAAAAACTTTATCCCGATTCATTTGTTTCTATTGATACAAATCTTTTTCTATTTCATCAATATAATGAAGCTTACAGATTCGATAATTTTTATAAAAATACAGGAAATATAGGTTCTCCAACCATGAATCTTAAACTTCAAACTCCACAAGAAACAGCTTTTAATATTGGATTACATCAATTTGATATTTTTAAATTTAGTCCTGAAAAAATAAAATTTTACGATACCTACACTCCCTTTTTTGATTTTTTTTATGTGCAAGGAAACAAAGAAATGCAAAGATTCAGAGCATTACATAGCCGAAATATAAATCCATTATGGAATGTAAGTGTGCTGTTTAATTCTGTCAGGTCAGAGGGTTTTTACTTAAACCAAAAAACGCACTTAAGCAATCTTGGAGTAACATCAAGATTTAAAAGCAAGAATGAAAAATATCATTTATACTTTAGTTATATCTCAAATAAATTTCATGTTGGAGAAAATGGGGGGTTACAATACGATTCAACATTTGCAACTACTTCTAAATTAGGCAAACAAGGATTAGCTGTAAATTTAAATGAGGCAAAACACGAACTTGAAGAAAAGACTTTTTCCCTTTTTCAAACACTTTTGCTTTCCCCTTGTGTATCCGATTCTGCAACAAATGATTCGCTAATTGTTAATAAAAAATCAAAAAATAAAGTAAAATTAGTACATCACGCAATTTATAAAAAATCAGATTACAACTTCCTTGAGCCTTTACCGTCTTTATCTTATTACAAAAATATATTTTTGGATTCCACAGCTACCAACGATAGCATAAACCATCAGGAATTAAGTAACAAATTGTTCATAAACATTATTCATCCTAGCACACTAAAAGCATGGGATTTTTCTTCAGGAATAAAATATGATATTGGCAAAACAATAAACATGAACCTTGACAGTAATTATTTTAATCTTCATGCGTTTTACGATTTCAATAAAAATTTTCAATTGGGAAATTTTTGTATAAATGGAAGTTATATAATTGCCGGTGCCAATGCTTCGGATTTTAATTTAACTGAAAAAATAGAATTAAAAGCATCAAAAACAACATTGCTTAAAATTGGAGTAAATCATCATTTTTATTCCCCTTCATTTATTCAAAGCAATCTTATTTCAAATCACCTTCGCTGGAAAAATGATTTAAAAAAAATAAAAGTAAATTCACTTTTCACTGAAATTGCATGGACTGCATTAAATACTTCTTTTAAAGCAGAATATAAACATTTAAACAATTGGGTGTTTTTTGATAAATCAATAGAAGTGGAACAAGCAACAAAGGCTGTAAATCACTTTTCTTTAAACTTAAACAACAAGTTAAATTTTTCCAGAATTTTCATCATTAGCAACCTTGAATATCAATGGGTAAGTGATAAAACAATAATTCAAGTCCCACAACTTATGCTAAATGCATCTGTATTTTATGCCAATAAAATATTTAAAAACAAATTGAACTTTAGAGCAGGTATTGATACAAGATTGTATAAAGGATATTATTCAAACTCCTATTTTGCACCCTTTAGCATTTCTTATTCACAAACAGAATACTTTACGGATTTTTATCCAATAGTTGATGCCTTTATCGACTTTTCAGTAAAAAGGATGAGGATATTTTTAAAATATGAGCATGTAAATCAAGGGCTTACTTCCTCAAACTATTTCATTTTCCAACACCATCCCCACAATCCCGGAGTTTTCCGATTTGGCTTTTCATGGATGTTTTTTGATTAG
- a CDS encoding purine-nucleoside phosphorylase produces MLKKINETIDFIKKKIDFEPQFGIILGTGLGGLVKDIEIKYTLDYDKIPNFPVSTVESHNGRLVFGILNGKKVVAMQGRFHYYEGYSFQELTFPVRILKFLGIEKLFISNACGSVNPDIKTGDVMIIKDHINLLGGNPLRGKNHEELGPRFPDMTEPYSRELIKKAQDIAKKLNFSDIRVHTGVYASVQGPNLETNAEYRYLRIIGADVVGMSTIPEAIVARHMSLPTFAISVITDEGFHDINEAVSIEDVISAANKSEPKMTAIIKNLISSL; encoded by the coding sequence ATGTTGAAGAAAATAAATGAAACAATTGATTTTATAAAAAAGAAAATTGATTTTGAACCGCAGTTTGGAATTATTTTAGGCACCGGACTCGGAGGACTTGTAAAAGATATTGAAATAAAATACACCTTAGATTACGATAAAATTCCAAACTTCCCTGTTTCAACGGTAGAGAGCCATAACGGTCGCCTTGTTTTCGGAATACTTAATGGAAAAAAAGTTGTTGCTATGCAAGGACGATTTCATTATTATGAAGGTTATTCTTTTCAGGAATTAACTTTCCCTGTAAGGATATTAAAATTTCTTGGAATAGAAAAGTTGTTTATCTCAAATGCTTGTGGCTCTGTTAATCCTGACATCAAAACAGGTGATGTTATGATTATTAAAGACCATATAAATCTTTTAGGAGGTAATCCGTTAAGAGGAAAAAACCATGAAGAACTTGGTCCGCGTTTTCCTGACATGACAGAGCCTTACAGCAGAGAATTAATAAAAAAAGCTCAAGATATTGCAAAAAAATTGAACTTTTCCGACATCAGAGTTCACACCGGAGTTTATGCAAGTGTGCAAGGTCCCAATCTTGAAACAAATGCCGAATATCGCTATTTGAGAATTATTGGAGCTGATGTGGTAGGAATGTCAACAATACCTGAAGCTATTGTAGCACGACACATGAGTTTACCTACCTTTGCTATTTCAGTAATAACCGATGAAGGATTTCATGATATTAATGAGGCTGTTTCTATTGAGGATGTTATTAGTGCTGCAAATAAAAGCGAACCTAAAATGACTGCAATTATTAAAAATTTAATCAGCAGTTTATAA
- a CDS encoding tetrathionate reductase family octaheme c-type cytochrome has translation MKTFFKILLFLIIPIILVFIVIVKYNHLDSRNIIISKIYKADKTVDHSKFEILQQEFESPQDLTVACLSCHNKRGEEFMKTSHWNCTSIDTLSDGRIVELGKKNVINNFCVGINSNEALCSKCHVSYGCENKNFDFTNQNNIDCIICHDNTGNYKKTKGTGGFPSAKVDLNDIAMNVGPTTNNNCLNCHGKGGGGNNVKHGDLEMVQADPEACTKDVDVHMAQDGANLNCSQCHETVHHQIKGKGPMTNSNNYAQSEDRVSCIKCHTSRPHQSRMLNNHFEKVSCQTCHIPTYAKVNPTQTFWDYSTAGKMKNGKPYEEWNKDKTVEYSTKHGTAHFGSNLTPEYRWWNGIADKTTLKTKITTDTVDLNALHGGYDDPHSKIYPIKIMRGKQPYDTKNKTFIQFKSYGKKSSGAYWSDFDWNKSAKVGMEYVGQTYSGEMDFISTRSYWPINHMVSESDKALSCTECHSRDSRLAELNNFYLPGRDVNIFLDWAGKLFVLFSIFGVSIHGFLRFRARN, from the coding sequence ATGAAAACATTTTTTAAAATTTTACTTTTTTTAATAATACCTATTATTTTGGTATTTATAGTTATTGTAAAGTATAATCATTTAGATAGCAGGAATATTATAATCTCAAAAATTTATAAAGCAGACAAAACTGTAGATCATTCAAAGTTTGAGATTCTTCAGCAAGAATTTGAAAGCCCACAAGATTTAACTGTAGCTTGTTTATCTTGTCATAATAAACGCGGAGAAGAATTTATGAAAACATCTCATTGGAATTGTACAAGTATAGATACACTTTCAGATGGCAGAATAGTAGAGCTTGGGAAAAAAAATGTAATAAATAACTTTTGTGTTGGAATAAATTCTAATGAAGCTTTATGTTCAAAATGTCATGTCAGTTACGGATGTGAAAACAAAAACTTTGATTTCACAAATCAAAATAATATTGACTGTATTATTTGTCATGATAATACAGGGAATTATAAAAAAACTAAAGGAACAGGAGGCTTTCCTTCAGCAAAAGTAGATTTGAATGATATAGCGATGAATGTTGGACCAACTACTAATAACAACTGTTTAAATTGCCACGGGAAAGGTGGAGGCGGAAACAATGTAAAACATGGAGATTTAGAAATGGTTCAGGCAGATCCAGAAGCATGCACAAAAGACGTTGATGTACACATGGCACAAGACGGAGCAAATTTAAATTGTTCTCAGTGTCATGAAACTGTTCATCACCAAATAAAAGGTAAGGGACCAATGACTAATTCAAATAATTATGCTCAAAGCGAAGATAGAGTAAGCTGCATAAAATGTCATACTTCAAGACCTCATCAGTCGCGGATGCTAAACAATCATTTTGAAAAAGTATCTTGTCAAACTTGCCATATTCCAACTTATGCAAAAGTAAATCCTACACAAACATTTTGGGATTATTCAACAGCAGGGAAAATGAAAAACGGAAAGCCTTACGAAGAATGGAATAAAGATAAAACAGTAGAATATAGTACTAAACATGGTACAGCTCATTTTGGAAGTAATTTAACACCTGAATACAGATGGTGGAATGGTATAGCAGATAAAACAACTTTAAAAACAAAAATAACAACTGATACTGTTGATTTGAATGCTTTACATGGTGGATATGATGATCCTCACAGCAAAATTTATCCTATAAAAATAATGAGGGGAAAACAACCGTACGATACTAAAAACAAAACCTTTATTCAATTTAAATCATACGGCAAAAAAAGCTCTGGTGCATATTGGTCAGATTTTGATTGGAATAAATCAGCAAAAGTAGGAATGGAATATGTTGGGCAAACTTATAGCGGAGAAATGGACTTTATCAGTACACGTTCTTATTGGCCAATTAACCACATGGTTTCTGAGTCAGATAAGGCTTTATCTTGTACAGAATGCCATAGTAGAGATAGTAGATTAGCTGAGCTAAATAATTTTTATTTACCTGGCAGAGATGTTAATATCTTTTTAGATTGGGCAGGAAAACTTTTTGTTCTTTTCTCAATTTTTGGGGTTTCAATTCACGGATTTCTTAGGTTTAGAGCAAGAAATTAA
- a CDS encoding cytochrome b/b6 domain-containing protein, which produces MKKVYIYSKYNRFWHWTQALLIFFLATTGLEVHGTFSLFGYDKAVTFHSNAAWALIILMIFTVFWDFTIGEWRQYIPTLKMMKEQLNYYIFGIFHKAEHPTHKTKYTKFNPLQRLTYLGLKLFIIPLMIVTGVLYFYYFSTLKSGTNMSLDWIAYLHTFGAFILMGFVIIHVYLTSTGHTVTSSVKAMITGWEEMSDEDAKYAIEEGLQVKFSEMKAEIASSTNIDDLLEKALEHVDEKFGYVNKSYLHDTTNHAGVGYFRIGRNGKYEEVNEGWLKIYKCKSPEHIIGQTYGLNRDPKDKAIVDDIVKRVLKGETVHNADLKRVCKNGDIGYHTLAASPVYDKNGNINAIEGFIIDTTDQHKN; this is translated from the coding sequence ATGAAAAAAGTATATATATATAGTAAATACAATAGATTTTGGCACTGGACACAAGCACTTCTAATTTTCTTTTTAGCAACAACTGGTTTAGAGGTTCATGGTACATTTTCTCTTTTTGGTTACGACAAAGCTGTTACATTTCATAGTAATGCTGCTTGGGCACTAATTATATTAATGATTTTTACTGTTTTTTGGGATTTTACAATTGGAGAATGGAGACAATACATCCCAACCCTTAAAATGATGAAAGAACAACTGAATTATTATATATTTGGTATCTTTCACAAAGCAGAACATCCTACTCACAAAACAAAATATACAAAGTTTAATCCTTTGCAACGTCTAACATATTTAGGTTTGAAATTATTTATTATTCCATTAATGATTGTTACAGGAGTATTATATTTTTATTATTTCAGCACATTAAAAAGTGGAACAAATATGTCTTTAGATTGGATAGCTTACTTACATACATTTGGAGCATTTATTCTAATGGGTTTTGTTATTATTCATGTATATTTAACATCCACGGGGCATACAGTAACTTCAAGTGTAAAAGCAATGATTACAGGATGGGAAGAAATGTCTGATGAAGATGCAAAATATGCGATTGAGGAAGGTTTACAAGTAAAATTTTCTGAAATGAAAGCAGAAATAGCCAGTTCAACTAATATTGATGATCTACTTGAAAAAGCTTTAGAACATGTTGATGAAAAATTTGGTTATGTAAACAAATCATATTTACATGATACAACAAATCATGCAGGAGTTGGTTATTTTAGAATTGGTAGAAATGGTAAATACGAAGAAGTAAACGAAGGGTGGTTAAAAATTTATAAATGTAAATCTCCTGAACACATTATTGGTCAAACATACGGATTAAATAGAGACCCGAAAGATAAAGCAATAGTTGATGATATTGTTAAAAGAGTATTGAAGGGTGAAACCGTACATAATGCCGACCTTAAAAGAGTTTGTAAAAATGGAGACATAGGATATCATACATTAGCAGCATCACCTGTTTATGATAAAAACGGAAACATTAACGCAATTGAAGGTTTTATAATTGATACAACAGATCAACATAAAAATTAA